The DNA sequence CGGGCAGCCGCAGCGAGGGCGACAACGGCTGGGCCGCCGGCGTGGCCTACAACTACACCATGCCGTTCTTCAGCGTGGGCTGGGCGCTTCGCGGCTTCAGCGATCGCTACGCGACGACCAGCCTCGATCCGTCGGAGGACCGGCCGACCCTCGAAGCCACCACGCTGGTGGGATTCCCGGTGACGTCCCGGGCCACGGTCACCTTGCAGTACAGCCACACCAACTTCCGCGACACCAAGCCGACCGAGCTCGTGTCCGGCTCGGTCAGCCTGCGGCTGACCAACCGCGCGAACTTCTTCGTCACCACCGCCTATACCCGGCAGCCGGGTGCCAAGCCCGACACCACCGTCTTCACCGGGCTCACCGTCTACCTGGGCGATCGCACCACCGCGAGCGTCTCCAACCAGGTGAGCCGACACCAGAACATCTCCGATCTCGAGGTGCAGCGCTCCCTGCCCCTGGGTGAGGGATTCGGCTACCGCGTCTCGGCTGCGCGCGTGGAGCAGGACCGCCCACAGGTCAACGGTCGCAGCGGCGGCAGCGACGTGGAGTTCCAGGGGCTGGCCGACGCGCAGTACCAGGGCCGGTTCGGCTTCTACGAGGCCGCGTACGAGCGCACCGGCAGCCGCAACTCCTCGACGCTGACCGGCGCCTTCGGCCTGGTGGCCATCGCCGGCGGCGTGCACCTGAGCCGGCCGGTGCAGGACGGGTACGCGCTGATCAACGTGCCGGACCTGCCCGGCGTGCGCGGCTCGCTGAACAACCAGGAGGTCGGCCGCACCGACTCGCGCGGCCAGCTGCTCGTCCCGAACCTCCTGCCTTACTACGGCAACCGGCTGAGCATCGCCGACCAGGACATCCCGGTGGACTACCGGATCGAGACGACCGACCGGCTGGTGGGACCGCCGGTGAAGGGCGGCTCGGTGGTGACCTTCCCGGCGCAGCGCGTGCAGGCCGTGGTCGGCGCACTGATCGTGGAGATCGACGGCCGCCCGGTGACGCCGGCCTACGGGCAGCTCACGGTCACCGCGGACGGCCGCACCTACGAGTCGCCGATCGGCCGCGACGGTGAGTTCTACCTGGAAAATCTGCCGCGCGGGCGATACCCGGCGGTCATCGATCACAAGGACGCGACGTGCCGCTTCACCCTCGAGACGCCGGCCTCCACCGCCTCGATGGTCGACGTGGGCACGGTGCGCTGCGTCGCCCGATGAAAGGACGGCCCATGACCATCACGAGACTCGCTACGATCGTGCTCGCCGCGAGCGCCGCGCTGATGCCGCTCGCCGCCGAGGCGGCCTGCACCGTCAACACCACCAACGTCGCCTTCGGCGCCTACAACGTCTTCACCGCCACCCCCGACGACGCCACCGGCCGCGTGCGGCTCCGGTGCACCGGCACGCGTCCGCCCTCGGTCACGGTCCATCTCGACAAGGGCGGCGCCCCCGGCTTCACCCCGCGTCAGATGCGGAAGGGCACCGAGACGCTCGACTACAACCTGTACCAGGACTCGACCCGCACCGTCATCTGGGGCGACGGCACCGGCGGGAGCCAGACCGTCGTGCAGCCCAGCCCGCCGCTGAACACGAACATCGACGTGACGGTGTACGGGCGCATCCCGGCGGGCCAGGACGTGAGCTCGGGCGCCTATTCGGCCACGGTGACCGCGACCATCTTCTTCTAGCCCGGTATGGCGGGCGCGCCATGAGCATGGGGCGCCGCCCCTAGCATCCGCGCCCGCCCCCTCGGCCCGGGCCGGCGCCAGCGCCGCATTCCCTGGTCCGCTCGGCCGAATCGCCCCGCATCCACGGCCGTCCTCGCTGGTACCGCTCTTGCCCCCTCCAGTCCTGTGGCGCATAATTCGGAGCCGCGCGACGGCGCAGGAGGGAGCGGGCGAATGGGTGTGGCGGGTCGGGTCGGGGGACTGATCGCGACGCTGCTGCTCGTCTCGCCCGCCCTGGTGTGGGCCGGATCCGCGCAAGGATTGCTCAGCGTGGCCGCGGTCGTTCCCGCGCGCTGCGCGGTCCGGATGCCGGGCTCGCTCGAGCTGAGCGCAGCGGCCGCGAGCCTGCCGCGCGAGACGGTCACCATGCGCTGCACCAAGGGCACGCTGCCGCCCGGCGGCGTGGCCGGCGCCCGAGGGCCGCGGATCAGTCGCCACCTCATCCTCGCAACCCCTCCCGCCCCGCGCCCGCTCGCCGAGACCTCCCCGTCGGGGCTTGCCGGGCCCCGGCTGGTGATCACGGTCAACTTCTAGGCTCGCCCGCTCCCGCTCCCAGCAGCGCAGCCGCCGCCGCCTCGCCCGACCGCACGCAGTCCGCGATGCCGACCCCTCGATAGGCGCCCCCGGCGAGACACAGGCCGGGTAGCCGGGCCACCGCCTGCTCGATGGCTTCCGCGCGAGCGGCGTGGCCCACGTGGTACTGCGGCATCGAGCGCGGGTAGCGCACGACGCGCGTGAAGAGCGGCTCGCCCGTGACGGCCAGCAGACCCGCCACCTCGCGTCGCGCGGTGGCGGCGAGGGTCGCGTCATCGGCGTGAAGCGCCGCCTCATTCAGCGCCCCGCCCAGAAACACGCGCAGGAGCGCGTGCTCGGCGGGCGCGCGCCCGGGATATTTCACGCTGGAGAACGAGCAGGCGATGATCGGGCGCCGCTCGATCTGCGGCACCACGAAGCCGAATCCATCGAGCAGATGCCCGATGTCCCGGCGCCGGTAGGCGAGAGTCACGGTGGCCGACGAGGCGTACGGGATCCCGTCGAGCAGGTGGGCGAGGCCCGGATCGACGTAGCGCAGGAGCCGCGCGGACTGATGCGACTCCGGCGCCAGGATCAGCGCGTCGGCCTCGACGGCGGTCCCGCTCGCGGTGGCGAGCCGCCAGCCCGAGCCCTCGCGCGCGACGCCGGTGACCGGCTCCTTCAGGCGCACCGCGCCCGGGGGCAGCCGTGTGGCCAGCGCGCGGATCAGCTCCTCCATGCCGTCGGCCAGGGTCACGAACAGCGACCAGCGCGCGCCGCTCACCCCGTCCCCCCGCGCCGGCGTCCTCCGCGCGGCCCGCCAGAGCGCCAGGATCACGCTGCGATCGCGGCGCTCCATCTCGAGGAAGCGCGGCATGGTCGCGGCCAGCGACAGCTCGTCCGGGTCCGCGGTGTAGATGCCGGCGACCAGCGGCTGGGCGACGCGCTGCAGCGCCTCGCGCCCGAGGCGCCGGCGGACGAACGAGCCGAGGCTCTCGTCGGGATCGGATCCCCGCGGCAGGACCAGGTCCAGCGCCATCCGCAGCTTGCCGGGCCACGAGAAGAGCCGCGAGGCCACGAACGGGCCGAGGCGCGTCGGAGCCAGCAGCTGGAAGCCGTCCGGCAGCGGGTGGAGGTGGCCGCGAAAGACCACGTAGGTCCGGCGGAAGCGGTCGTCGGTCCGCAGAAGTCGCTGCTCCAGCCCGAGGCGGCGGCAGAGATCGAGCGCCCACGGCTTCTCGGAGAGGAACGAATCGGGACCGCACTCCACGAGGAAGCCATCGCGATGCTCGGTCTGGATCGTGCCGCCGAGCCGCTCCGCCGCCTCCAGCACCGTCAGGTCGAGCGGCCGGCCGCGCTCGCGCGCCACCTCCACCGCTCGGTGCGCGGCGGCGAGGCCGCTGATGCCGCCGCCGACGACCACCAGCTTCACGTGGCGGCCCCGCGGCGGACGAGATCGGCCAGCATGGCCACGAAGGCAGGGTGGTCGTTGGCCGCGGCGGCACGGTGGAAGTCGACGCCGCACGACGCGGCCACCGCGCGCGCTTCGACGTCGAGATCGTAGAGCACCTCCACGTGATCGCAGACGAAGCCGACGGGGATCACGACCACGTCGCGCGCGCCCTCGGCGGCGAGCCGTCGGATGACGTCGCCCACGTCGGGCTCGAGCCACGGGTCGCGCGGCGAGCCGCTGCGGCTCTGGTAGGCGAGCGACCAGCCGGTGCGGCCGAGACGCGCGGCGATCAGGCCGGCCGCGCGCGCCAGATGCTCGGCGTAGGGCGAGCCGGCCGCCATGGCCACCGGCACGCTGTGCGCGGTGAAGACGAGCCGCGCGTCGGACTGCCGCCGCGACGGGATCGCGTCGAGCGCGGCGCGCGCGCGATCGGCCATCGCCTCGATGAAGAGGGGCTGGGCGCCCCACGTCGGCGCGTAGACCACCTCGGGCGCGTCGGGACCCACTTTCTCGCGGGCCGCGGTCACGTCCTGCACGTAGCGATCCCACGAGACCTCCGTCTGCAGCGACGAGAGGATGATGCCGAGCGCGCACCGGACCCCGCGGTCCTTCATCTCGGCCAGCGCCTCGTGCAGGAATGGATGCCAGTTCCGCATGCCGACCCAGACCGGCAGCGGGCGGCCCTCGGCCGCGAGCGCGCCGCGGAGGGCCTCGGCCTGGCGCCGGGTGAGCGCGTTGAGCGGCGAGCGCCCGCCGATCGCCTCGTAGTGCTGGGCGACCTCCTCGAGGCGCTCGGGCGGGATGCGGCGGCCCTCGGTCACGATCTGGAGGAAGGGGCGGATGTCCTCGGGCCGCTCCGGGCCGCCGAAGGCGACGAGCAGCACCGCGTCCATCGCGCTCACCGGGCGGACATGTCGTGGACCATGTCCACGAGCGCCTTCACGTGCTCCACCGGCGTCTCCTTGTGAATGCCGTGGCCCAGGTTGAAGACGTGGCCCGGGCGGCCGGCCGCGGCCTGGAGAATCTCCCGGGCGGCCCGCCGGATCGCGTCGGGGCCGGCCAGCAGCACCGCCGGATCCAGGTTGCCCTGCACCGCGACGTCGTGGCCGAGTTGCTCCCAGGCCGCGCCCAGATCCACGCGCCAGTCGAGCCCGATGACGTCGCCGCCCGCCCCCTTCATCAGCGGCAACAGTCCCGCGGTGCCGACGCCGAAATGGATGACCGGCACGCCCGGCCGCAGCGCCTGGATCGCCCGGCGCGAGTAGGGCTCCACGAACTGGCGGTAATCCGAGGGCGAGAGCGCGCCGACCCACGAATCGAAGAGCTGCACGGCCTGGACGCCGGCCTCGATCTGTCCGTTCAGGTACGCGCCGGTGATGTCGGCGAGACGGGTCATCAGGGCCGCCCACGCCTCCGGCTCCTCGCGCATGAGGGCCTTGGTGAGCAGGAACTCGCGCGACGGGCCGCCCTCGACCAGGTACGAGGCCAGCGTGAACGGGGCGCCCGCGAAGCCGATGAGCGGCACGCGGTCCGCGAGGGCCTTGCGCACGCGCGCCACCGTGTCGAACACGAAGCCGACCGCGTCGTCGACGTCCACCGCGGGCAGCGCGCGCACCGCCGCCGCGCTCCGCACCGGCCGGGCCATGCGGGGGCCGTCGCCGGCGGTGAACTCGAGGCCCACCCCGAGCGGCTCCAGCACGAGCAGGATGTCGGCGAAGAGGATCGCCGCGTCCACCCCGAGGCGCTCGACCGGCTGCAGCGTCACCTCGGCCGCGGCCTCGGGATGCTTGCACAGCTCGAGGAATCCCATGCGCGCCCGCACCGCGCGGTACTCCGGCATGTAGCGGCCCGCCTGCCGCATGAGCCAGATCGGCGTGAACGACGTGGGGCGACGGTGACACGCCTGGAGAAACGTGGAGGAAACTGCCGGCGGCATGCTGCCCCGAGCCTACAGGCGGGGTCTGGCGCAGTCAAGGAAGCGGGGCTATCATCCGCCGCGAGGAGGCTCCCACCATGTCCTTTCTCTCCGGCAAGCAGGCGTTCCTTCAGATCCTGAAGGACGAGGGTGTCGACACCATGTTCGGCAACCCCGGCACCACCGAGCTTCCGCTGATGGACGGCCTCGTGCGCGAGCCGGGGATTCGCTACGTCCTGGCCCTGCAGGAGGCGGTGGCGATCAGCATGGCCGACGGCTACGCGCAGGCCAGCGGCAAGCTCGGCGTGGTCAACGTCCACACCTCGCCGGGGCTGGGCAACGCGATGGGCATGCTCTACGACGCCTACGAGGCGGGCACGCCGCTGCTGGTCACCGCGGGACAGCACGACCAGGCCATGAACCTGACCGAGCCCATCCTGTGGTCGGATCTGCCGCCGGTGGCCCGGCCCTACGTGAAGTGGTCGCACGAGATCACGCGACTGGAGGACCTGCCCCGCGCGGTGCGCCGCGCGGTGAAGACCGCGATGGCGCATCCGACCGGGCCGGTGTTCATCTCGCTGCCGGTCGACGTGCTCAACGCCGAGCGCGATCTGGACCTGCTGCAATCCACGCGGGTCGCCCCGCGCATCCGCGGCGATCGCGCCGCGATCGAGGCGGCCGCCGACCTGCTGGTGAAGGCCACGCGGCCGGTCCTCGTGTCGGGCGACGCGGTGGCCCACGGCGACGCGCTCGCCGAGATGGCGCAGCTGGCCGAGGTGCTCGGCGCCCCGGTGTACACCGAGTGCGTGCCGTCCACCTGCTCGTTCCCGTTCACCCACCCGCTCTATCACGGTCCGTTCCCGCGGCTCGGTCAGCCGATCCGCCAGATGCTGATGCAGCACGACCTGCTGTTCTCGGTGGGCGGCGATCTCTTCACCCTCTCGCTGCCCTCGGACGTGGAGCCGATGCCGGAGGGCCTGCCCCTGATCCATCTCGATCTCGATCCCTGGGAGATCGGCAAGAACTATCCCGCGCAGGTCGCCATCCAGGGCGATCCCAAGGCGACGCTGCCCGAGCTGGTCGAGGCCCTGAAGCGGCGACTCGGCCCCTCGCAGGTCAAGGCGGTGAGCGCCCGGATCGAGCAGCTGCGGGTGGCGCAGGAGGCGCGGCGCGACGCGCTCCGGCAGGAGGCGGCCGCTCAGGCCGATCGCGTGCCGATCAGCCCGCTCGCGCTGGTGGGCGCGGTCGCGGGCGCGGTGCCCGACGAGGCCATCATCGTCGACGAGACCATCTCCTCGAGCCTCGGCGTGCGCGAGCTGCTGCGCGCCCGCGACCATCGCGGCTTCTACGGCCTGCGCGGCGGTGGCATCGGCTGGGGCCTGCCCGCCTCGCTCGGCGTCAAGCTGGCCCAGCCCGATCGGCCGGTGATCGCGCTGGTGGGCGACGGCAGCGCGATGTACACGATCCAGTCGCTCTGGTCGGCGGCGCACGACTCGATCGCGGTGGTGTTCGTGATCTTCAACAACCAGTCCTACCGCATCCTCAAGCAGCGCACCCTCGCGCTGAAGGGCTTCTCGGCCGAGGACGACACCTACGTGGCGATGGACCTGGTGAAACCGGGCCTCGACTACGTGGGCCTGGCGAAAGCCCAGGGGGTGCCGGGCGAGCTGGTGGACAAGACCTCGGGAGTGGCCGCGGCGATCAAGCGCGGGATGGCCTCGGGCGGGCCGTATCTCGTCGACGTCCGGATCGACGGCGCGCTGCGCGGCTGAGCCGGCGGCGCGCCGACCAGGCGACTCGCGCGGCTCGCTACTGGATCACCTGATCCGCGCGCACCAGCATGGACTGGGGCATCGTCAGACCGAGCGCCCTGGCCGTCTTCAGGTTGACCACGAGCTCGAACTTCTCCGGACGCTGAACCGGAAGGTCAGCCGGCCGCGCTCCGCGGAGGATCGGGACAACGTACTGGGTCGCCGCGCGTCGAAACGCGTCCGGCTGGTTGGGCCCGTATGCCATCAGAAGCCCGAACGCCGGGAAGTTGGTGAACAGGGTGATCCCGGGCAACCGGTGCTTGAGGGCCAAGTGGGAAATGCGCGCGCGATGAATCGAGAGCAGTGGCGAGGTCAGCATGATGAGGCAATCCGCGCGCTCGCGGGCGGCTGCTTCGAACGCCTCGGCCAAATCCTCTGCGCGCCGCACCCCGAGTGATCTGATCGCCAGCCCCTTCACGCGTGCCGCCTCTTGAGTGGTCTCGAACTGGGACCGCCCGATCGTCTCGTCCCAGAGAACGGCCACGCGCGAGCCGGCCGGCACGGCTTCCTTCAAGAGCTCGAGCAGCTTGCCGGTCATCTCGGGCTGATCGAGGAACAACCCGGTCACGTTACCGCCGGGCCGGGCGATGCTTGCGATCCAGCCGCGCGCCACCGGATCGGTCTCGTAGTCGAGCGCGACCACGATCGGTACGCGGTCGGTCGCGTCGCGGGCCGCCTGGGTCGCGTACGGGTTCGACGTGACCAGGACGTCCACCGGCAACGCGACCAGATCGCGCGCGATCGCCTTGAATCGATCGAGCTTGCCCTCTGCGTACCGGGCTTCGACGCGAACGTTCGTTCCTCGGGCGTAGTCGGCTTCCTGTAGCCCCGTCAGGAAGGCGCCGACCGACGCGCGGTCCGCCGCGTCACTCGGGACGCCTGGGCGAAGCAGGGCGATCGTCGGCGTCCCCGCCACCGGCTGCGCGGCGGCGAACCGCCGGGCGAGCAGCCCGCTGGCCAGGCCGCCGACGAAGACGCGCCGATGCATCAGATCGCGAGCGGCCGCCGGGGGCTCACCCGGTCTCGGCGTCCGCGGTGGAGAGCAGCTCCCGCACCCGATCGGCCAGCGTTTCGGGGGCGAAGGGCTTGGCCAGGAACGCGGAGTGCTCGCTCGCGAACGCGGCGCGCGCGGAGGCGTCCTGCACGTAGCCCGACATGTACAGCACCGGGAGCGCGCGTCGCAGGGCGCGCAGGCGCTCGGCCAGGTCGCGGCCGGACATCCCCGGCATCACCATGTCCGTCACCAGGAGGTGGATGTCGCCCGAGTGATGCCGCACCATCTCGATCGCGGACGGGCCGTCGGCCGCGTCGAGCACGCGGTAGCCCACGCGCTCCAGGATCTCGGTGGCGAACTCGAGCACCTCCGGCTCGTCGTCCACCACCAGCACGGTGCGCGAGGTCGTCCGCACGCGGCGGCCCGGCTCCGCGGGCGGCGCCGCCGGCATCGCCTCCTCCACCCGTGGCAGGTAGATGGTGAAGGTGGTGCCGCGACCCAGCTCGCTGTCCACGCGGATCCGGCCGTGGCTCTGCTCGACGATGCCGTAGACGGTCGACAGGCCGAGCCCGGTCCCCTTCCCTTGCTCCTTGGTGGTGAAGAACGGCTCGAAGATGTGCTCGGCGGTCTCGAGGCTCATGCCGGTGCCGGTGTCGGTGACGGTGAGCGCGACGTACCGGCCGGCGGGCAGGCTGGCCGGGCCGAGCGGCATGGCCCCGCGGATCTCCACGTCGCGCACCGCGACCGTGATCCGCCCGCCGCCCGGCATCGCGTCGCGCGCGTTGACCGCGAGGTTCATGAGCACCTGCTGCATCTGGCTCGGATCGACCTTCACGCGCCCGGTGCCTTCCGTCGGCAGCACCGACAGCTCGACGTCCTCGCCGATCATCCGCTGCAGCATGGGCGCCAGCTCCGCCATCAGCGGCCCCAGCTCGAGCACGCGCGGCTGGACCACCTGCTTGCGGCTGAACGCGAGCAGCTGGCTCGTCAAGGCCACCGCTCGCTGCGACGTCTTCTGGATCAGCGCGACCTCCCGGTACATCGGCTCGTCCGGCTTGAGCCGGCTCAGCAGGATGTGGGCCCGGCCGCCGATCACGGTGAGCAGGTTGTTGAAGTCGTGGGCCACCCCGCCCGCGAGGCGGCCGATCGCCTCCATCTTCTGCGACTGCTGCAGCTGCATCTCGAGGCTCGCCCGCGCCGCCTCGGCCTGCTTCTGCGCGGTCAGATCCCGGATGTAGGCGTTGAACGCGGGCCGCTCGTCCGAGCCCGCCCGCGTCACGGTCAGCTCGACCGGAAACTCGCGGCCGTCAGCGCGGAGCGCGCTCACCTCGAGCCGTCCCCCGATGACCACCGTCTCGCCGGTGGTCAGGTAGCGCGCGAGGCCCCGGCGATGGGCCTCGCGGAACGAGGGCGGCACGATGACCCCGGCGAGCTCGAGCCCGAGGACGTCGGCGCGCGCGTGGCCGAACATGCGCTCCGCCGCCGGATTGAACTCGGTGATGCGGCCCTCGTGATCCATGCCCACGAAGGCGTCCATCGCCGACTCCAGCACCGCACGATGCCGCGCCTCGCTCTCGCGCAGCACCACCTCCGCGCGCTTCCGCTCCGACACGTCGAGCATGCTCCCGACCATGCGGACCGGCCGCGCGTTGCCGTTCCGGACCGGCCGGCCCCGATCCAGGATGTCGAGGTAGCGGCCGTCGCGCGCGCGGAAGCGGTACTCGGCCACGAAATCGCGATCGGCGGCCCGCGCCGCCGCCAATTGCGCCTCGACGCGCGGCCGGTCGTCGGGATGCACGCGTTCCAGCCACCACTCGCCGGTGGCTGCGACCTCGTCCCGCTCATAGCCGCACATCTCGCGGAGGCCGTGCGTCCAGCTGAGGGTCCCGCCGGCCAGGCTCCGCTCGTAGATCGCCGAGCTCACCGCGGAGGCGGCCAGCTCGAAGCGTTCGTTGGCGTGGCGCAGCCGCCGCTCCGCCGCCTGCACCTCCGCGCCGAGGCGGCGAGCCCGGAGGAGCGCGCGCGACTGCAGCAGCGCGATCGCGAATGCAAGGACGGAGATCAGCAGGCCGCTGCCGAGCACCGAGTACGGCACCAGCCGCCCGGGAGCGGAATGAAACGGCGGCCTCGTGGTCAGGCGAAGCGTCCACGTGCGTCCGCCGAAGGACAGCGGCACCGTGCCGCTCAGCTCCCGGGCGGAGTCCGCCGGGTGCAGATCGGCATCGCGATCGGAGAGCAGCCGGCCGGACGAGGGCGGCTCCGCGTCGTAGATCGCCACGCTCACCCGCTCGGAGAGCGTCGACCCGAGCAGCGCCCGCATCATCGCGTCGGGGCGGAACGCCATGGCCACGAATCCGGTGAGGGCCTGGCGCCGCGCCTCGCCCGCCGCGGGCACCCGGCCGTCGCGGTAGACCGGCACGAAGATCAGGAAGTCGGAGGCGCCGCCGAGCCCGGCCGGGCGGTCGCTCATCGCGGGCTGGCCGCTGTCCCGCGCTCGCTCCATCGCGGCCTGGCTCTCGGGCCACGCGGCGAGGTCCAGCCCCAGCACGTCGTCCTCGAATCCGGCAGCCGGCTCCACGAACGCGACCGGGTGAGACTCGGGTCGGGGCGAGGCCGGATGGATCTCGTATCCCGGCAGCCCGCCCTCGCGCATGGCCAGCTCGTGCCGCGTGCGGGCCACGGCCGGCACCCGCGGCGCCCAGGCGAGGCCGCGGATGTCCGGGTAGCGCGCCGGGAGGTCCAGCGCGGTGACGTAGGCGCTGAAGCCGGCGCGATCGACCGTCGGGCGGTCCGCGAAGAGCGCTCGCACGCCGAGCAGGATCAGGACGTACGCGTCGAGCCGCCGATCGATGGCCTCGCGGCTCACCGCTACGATGCGGTCGAATCGGTCCTGCTCGTCGGCGCGCACCGTCTCGCCGGCGTACCGCCACGCCGCGAAGGTCAGCAGCAGGGTGCAGGCCAGCACGCCCAGGGCGGGCGCGGCTCTCCGGAGCGCGTCGACGAGCGATGCGGAGGCGCGGCTCGCGGCGGGCGCCGAAGCCTCGGGCCGGCTCGACTCGACTGGACTCATGGCTCCTCGGTGTCCCGCGCGCGTCGGCGTCCACGGCGGGCGCCCAGATTGTACTCGGTCGCGCGTGGCACTCCAATGCTCTTGCGCTGTGCCGGGGGGCGGTATACCGTTCGACTGCGTCGTGACGGCGGCCGCGCGCCGTCGTGCGCGGGCACTCGCCGTTCCGACAGGAGCCAACGATGACCGAGGGGAGCCAGCTCATCCGGGGTCTGGAGGGAGTGGTCGCGGCCGAGACCCGCCTGTGCGACCTCGA is a window from the Candidatus Methylomirabilota bacterium genome containing:
- a CDS encoding fimbria/pilus outer membrane usher protein → PYVGVMYVSLASLAPAVGYELDERALVLRVTTAPALLSTNVQDFLQARPEGLIYTTDTSAFLNTSLTGIDFERFTWTGEGGLSIRNTLLYGTAFRDEDGIFSRGLTNFTVDDRERLIRYVIGDRFDATGPLGGANLVGGFSVSREFSLDPYFVRFPTVGLSGAVLTRSTADVYINGQLVKREVLPPGPFELRNLPATVGAGNAEIVLRDAFGRQQVIASPYYFTSNLLSAGLQEFSYTMGFRRDTDAAGLGDYGSWALMARHRIGVTNDLSAGGRLEAADDLVSGGPLVTMRLPIGGEVELTAAGSRSEGDNGWAAGVAYNYTMPFFSVGWALRGFSDRYATTSLDPSEDRPTLEATTLVGFPVTSRATVTLQYSHTNFRDTKPTELVSGSVSLRLTNRANFFVTTAYTRQPGAKPDTTVFTGLTVYLGDRTTASVSNQVSRHQNISDLEVQRSLPLGEGFGYRVSAARVEQDRPQVNGRSGGSDVEFQGLADAQYQGRFGFYEAAYERTGSRNSSTLTGAFGLVAIAGGVHLSRPVQDGYALINVPDLPGVRGSLNNQEVGRTDSRGQLLVPNLLPYYGNRLSIADQDIPVDYRIETTDRLVGPPVKGGSVVTFPAQRVQAVVGALIVEIDGRPVTPAYGQLTVTADGRTYESPIGRDGEFYLENLPRGRYPAVIDHKDATCRFTLETPASTASMVDVGTVRCVAR
- a CDS encoding spore coat U domain-containing protein translates to MTITRLATIVLAASAALMPLAAEAACTVNTTNVAFGAYNVFTATPDDATGRVRLRCTGTRPPSVTVHLDKGGAPGFTPRQMRKGTETLDYNLYQDSTRTVIWGDGTGGSQTVVQPSPPLNTNIDVTVYGRIPAGQDVSSGAYSATVTATIFF
- the hemG gene encoding protoporphyrinogen oxidase, with translation MKLVVVGGGISGLAAAHRAVEVARERGRPLDLTVLEAAERLGGTIQTEHRDGFLVECGPDSFLSEKPWALDLCRRLGLEQRLLRTDDRFRRTYVVFRGHLHPLPDGFQLLAPTRLGPFVASRLFSWPGKLRMALDLVLPRGSDPDESLGSFVRRRLGREALQRVAQPLVAGIYTADPDELSLAATMPRFLEMERRDRSVILALWRAARRTPARGDGVSGARWSLFVTLADGMEELIRALATRLPPGAVRLKEPVTGVAREGSGWRLATASGTAVEADALILAPESHQSARLLRYVDPGLAHLLDGIPYASSATVTLAYRRRDIGHLLDGFGFVVPQIERRPIIACSFSSVKYPGRAPAEHALLRVFLGGALNEAALHADDATLAATARREVAGLLAVTGEPLFTRVVRYPRSMPQYHVGHAARAEAIEQAVARLPGLCLAGGAYRGVGIADCVRSGEAAAAALLGAGAGEPRS
- the hemH gene encoding ferrochelatase, which translates into the protein MDAVLLVAFGGPERPEDIRPFLQIVTEGRRIPPERLEEVAQHYEAIGGRSPLNALTRRQAEALRGALAAEGRPLPVWVGMRNWHPFLHEALAEMKDRGVRCALGIILSSLQTEVSWDRYVQDVTAAREKVGPDAPEVVYAPTWGAQPLFIEAMADRARAALDAIPSRRQSDARLVFTAHSVPVAMAAGSPYAEHLARAAGLIAARLGRTGWSLAYQSRSGSPRDPWLEPDVGDVIRRLAAEGARDVVVIPVGFVCDHVEVLYDLDVEARAVAASCGVDFHRAAAANDHPAFVAMLADLVRRGAAT
- the hemE gene encoding uroporphyrinogen decarboxylase, with translation MPPAVSSTFLQACHRRPTSFTPIWLMRQAGRYMPEYRAVRARMGFLELCKHPEAAAEVTLQPVERLGVDAAILFADILLVLEPLGVGLEFTAGDGPRMARPVRSAAAVRALPAVDVDDAVGFVFDTVARVRKALADRVPLIGFAGAPFTLASYLVEGGPSREFLLTKALMREEPEAWAALMTRLADITGAYLNGQIEAGVQAVQLFDSWVGALSPSDYRQFVEPYSRRAIQALRPGVPVIHFGVGTAGLLPLMKGAGGDVIGLDWRVDLGAAWEQLGHDVAVQGNLDPAVLLAGPDAIRRAAREILQAAAGRPGHVFNLGHGIHKETPVEHVKALVDMVHDMSAR
- a CDS encoding thiamine pyrophosphate-binding protein; its protein translation is MSFLSGKQAFLQILKDEGVDTMFGNPGTTELPLMDGLVREPGIRYVLALQEAVAISMADGYAQASGKLGVVNVHTSPGLGNAMGMLYDAYEAGTPLLVTAGQHDQAMNLTEPILWSDLPPVARPYVKWSHEITRLEDLPRAVRRAVKTAMAHPTGPVFISLPVDVLNAERDLDLLQSTRVAPRIRGDRAAIEAAADLLVKATRPVLVSGDAVAHGDALAEMAQLAEVLGAPVYTECVPSTCSFPFTHPLYHGPFPRLGQPIRQMLMQHDLLFSVGGDLFTLSLPSDVEPMPEGLPLIHLDLDPWEIGKNYPAQVAIQGDPKATLPELVEALKRRLGPSQVKAVSARIEQLRVAQEARRDALRQEAAAQADRVPISPLALVGAVAGAVPDEAIIVDETISSSLGVRELLRARDHRGFYGLRGGGIGWGLPASLGVKLAQPDRPVIALVGDGSAMYTIQSLWSAAHDSIAVVFVIFNNQSYRILKQRTLALKGFSAEDDTYVAMDLVKPGLDYVGLAKAQGVPGELVDKTSGVAAAIKRGMASGGPYLVDVRIDGALRG
- a CDS encoding ABC transporter substrate-binding protein yields the protein MHRRVFVGGLASGLLARRFAAAQPVAGTPTIALLRPGVPSDAADRASVGAFLTGLQEADYARGTNVRVEARYAEGKLDRFKAIARDLVALPVDVLVTSNPYATQAARDATDRVPIVVALDYETDPVARGWIASIARPGGNVTGLFLDQPEMTGKLLELLKEAVPAGSRVAVLWDETIGRSQFETTQEAARVKGLAIRSLGVRRAEDLAEAFEAAARERADCLIMLTSPLLSIHRARISHLALKHRLPGITLFTNFPAFGLLMAYGPNQPDAFRRAATQYVVPILRGARPADLPVQRPEKFELVVNLKTARALGLTMPQSMLVRADQVIQ